The Nicotiana tomentosiformis chromosome 9, ASM39032v3, whole genome shotgun sequence genome contains the following window.
TGAAGGTCGAGCTCACTAATTTAATAACACTGTCAGGGCCTTCTTCGTGTTCCCAGTCCTCTGGTCGCGTTCGTGGAGGCTTCCAGTTCCCAAAGCTTCGCATTCCTGGAAGAAACATCGCGTTCACAATAGCCAAATCTTACCAGCCCTGAACCCCTTCCTCGTGTTCACGGTCACCCAACCACGTTCGTGAAGAGCAACCTGCCCAGTTGCCTCCTCCTTACATTCACGATCATTTTGTTGTGTTCGCGTAAAACAAGACCCCCCCGGCCCCCAATTCCTTCTCCACGTTTGCGACCCTCttgtcgcattcgtgaagaaaaAAATCTCTCCTGCCAGTCCCCTTCTTCACAGTCACGAGACTtgtttcacgatcgcgaagcataccGGCACCAACAAGAATCTGAAATACCAAGCATGCTCCGGTGGTCCGAAATTCACCGAAGCCACCTGGGAtccagtccaatcataccaacaagtccagaaATATAAACCTGACCTATTCAaggtctcaaaatacacaaaatattATCACAACCAAGAATCGCACTCGCAATCAAACTAAACAACTTTTCAAACTTCTAACTTCCTTCAACAAACTCCGAACACAACAAATCATatttagacaactcggaatggaACCAAATTTCACATAGAAGTCCAAAATGACAACACGAACCTGTCCCCATGATCGAAATGCCAATCATAATTCAAAATCACCGaagtcaactatcggtcaaacttaaaaactctccaaaccttcaaattaccaatTTTTGGCAAATATattcaaaaccttctaggaacatcaaaattcaaattcgaacatacgcccaagtcaaaaatcaccataataatccattggaaccttcaaatctcgattctcaggtcgtttactcaaaagtcaaactttagttaactcttctaacttaaaacttccaaattgagaatcactctTCCAAATAAATCCCGAACCTCTcgaacatcaataccaatcctatacgcaaatcataatacatcatataaaccTACTCAAAGTCTTAAACCGAAATCAATTTGATAAAgattaaaatgaccggtcgggtcattacaataggcCCTCTACCCTAAGGTTTAGCAGATCGAGGTTTCACTTGGTGACCATTTGGAACATTCCCAGACTCTTTCTTAAAGCTAGACCTAGTCCTCTTCCTGGGAAAACTAATAAAATCACTTACAAGGATAGAACTTGATGAACTCTTTTTCTTCCACTTTAATGCGGACTATTATCGAATTATATCCTGAGCAACATTATTAATTTTTCGGGAGGTCAATCAAAACCCGAATGGTAGTCTTCCTCGGCACAATGTGTATAGCCAAAGAAGGAACGTAAGATCATGAAGctcaataaaaaataattagtTTTTTTAAACAAACTATGATTCCTACCCCTCAATCCGGAAACATCAGAAATATGTCTCCAAGACATATCAGTTATGGGGGAAGAAGACAACACTTTCTCAATCCACTCCTTAATATTGGGAATTTCACCAAGAGTATCCAGAATAGCTGAAATCTAGAGGTTGAAAAATCACAAAATGAAGAATGAGCAAAATCCTAGAGAAAAGGTAACATGCTTACGGTTATCGTTCCACCTTTTTTGGAACGGTTGATTTCCAGACTGAATCAATTCTCGGGATCAATATGATAATGAAATTTTATTGTCATACCATCCTCTTTCATGGTCATCTTCAGTATTTACCGAGGCTCGTCTTCCTCGATTAAGAGCTAAGAAAACTCCACTCCAGAAAAGCTTCAGAGAATAGAGGTATAGAATCTATTGAAAGGAGAATTTGACCTTGGCCAAGTTCTTCAAAAATTAGAGACAGGCCACCAATCTCTAAACATCGGGGCTGACTTAGGCTAAACAAATATTGAAATATCGATAAAAATCTATGATCACTAAGTCGATCGGAGGACTAAAACCAAGGTTGAATAGGTAAGTATACGCAAAGAAAAAATTAGCCAGATAACTGGTAATCTATTCCCGCTCCAAAGCTACTTGAACATCAATATGATCACGCCAACGATATTCCATCTAGACGAGGAGAATATATTCTGATCGATTAAGAGAAGAAAAGCTATCCACATAGGAGTACTATTTCCTAATTGCCCTGGTGGTTTATCCCATGAATTCTCATCCTCATCAAAATACAACTGTCGGGGAAGGATATCTTGAACGGTTAGTTCAACTTCATGCTTGGTCCTTTTGTCTTTAGATTTTCGGGGATTCATCCCTCTTTTGGTTTTCTAAGAAGTTCTCCTTATCAGAGATTTATGAAACGTGACTTAATGAAACTAGAGTTCCATTCACTGCTAAGTTAAGATTTTGGGAATCCATGACCTTGGGAAGATTACAAGAACAAACGATGAACTCAAAGGGGGTTGCAAAGGTTAAAAAAAACATGTTGAAAAGGTTAAAAGTAGAAAAGGAGAAATCTCTCATATATAGGTAGACGACTGGAAACTGACAATATAGAGCTATCGATCCAAATAAATCAATCAGAGATGCACTCATCATTTTCTTAAAATTATTGCCAAGAGAAACACCAATCAAGGTCCTACATGTTGCTTGAACCTTAAGGGTAGGTGGCATAAATCACTTTAATCACAACTCCTGTCACTTCAATTTTGAAATGGAGGATTAGATGAGATTTTCCTCACACCAATTAAGGGTACCAATCACAGTTACCTTCCCACTAAAAATCTTCCACTTCTCAGAAATTTCACAAAAAATATCCAGAAAGTGAGCAGACTATTTGCATTGGTAAAAATAGACTTAATGCGTGTACCATTCAGAAAAGGGATGTGGCAAAAATTTACCAATCATCTTACAGGTCAGTCAGATCATAAATTGGGAAGTTAGGAAATCGGAGATAGACGGAAGACTCCTTGGAAGATCAACTAGAATACTCGGAAAGAAAGTCAAATGTCCGGAGAATTCATAATGATTGAAGAGTTCATATATAAGAAGGGTAGCAGATCAACAAGCGTCAGAGTATCCGAGATTCATCATTAATTCTATAGTTACGAGATCTAGTATTAAAGCATCTATtacaaattattgaaattaaCATAATAAATGAGAGTAACAACAGCACAACTCTAGGAAACAACAATCCAGACTCATCACTATAAAAGCTAACCTTTTGTTCATTTTAGGAATAATCGGCACTCACCACAATCACTGTTTACATTAGAAACTTTATCATTTGACAATCTTACAAATTTTCTGTAATCAAGCTTCGGGCACTCAAGTCTCAATGATCATCGAACAACATCTCTCTTATCTTTATCTATTTTACAATTCTTTGTTTTATCTTGCAATTTGTCTTAACTATCTAGTTATTATTTAGATTGAATATGTTGCTTTTAGACCTCAATTATAAATTCAGTTATTTTATCCTTAAACCACTTTTTGGGTTAAACATATTTATATTTTGTCCCATTTAAGGAAGTTTAGTAAATATAACCTTAGCGCTACAAACCCAAAAGATTGAATAAAATATGCTTATTCAATTTTTCACATGTTTTGTTGGGTGTGGCAAAATATGTTAAGTTCTTTTTATTCTACCTATTTTGTTAAATTATTCATAAATTTTGCCGGATGACCAAATCTTGCCTTGTTAATAGATTTTATGCGCGGGTCATGACTTTGATACTATCTTCATTTTATTTATCTGTTTAATTATTCAACTAGTTTTGCCGACTGAGTAAATTTTTCTTGTGTTGTTCAATTATTCATAAGTCTTTCCTGTAGCACCCCAGAAATCTCGAAGTACTTAAAGGCCATTAACAAGTTTGACACGTACTAACTACATTAATTTATGTGCGAATGAGGGTTAACAATAGCAGGATATTAGTTGGATATGATAACAAGTTGGCTAGGTGTAACATGAGTGATTTAGGGCCAAGAAAAGTTGAAAACTATGTAAGAGGCTAAAGTATCAAACGAGCATGCAGAAGTCGTAAATTTAAACAATTACTACTCCCAATGTATAATGGGTTACACTCTAGATAAGGTATCAAACTAAATTCCTGTTAATCTAGTTTCTAAATCTTCAAATTGTTTGTCATTATATGTTCCTACTGAAAGTTATTGCCTTCTTGCTACAGGTTGGTTCTAGAAAAGATGATAAGTACTATTATGCTGCAAATGATTTAACTACATGAGATTGTAAAATTCTTTATATTCTACTTATTGATAACTTAAATCCTATAAATCGATTACATTGCATTAAACTTCAAGCCAATCTTAACAATGTGTAACATATCTTGTAAGATCATTaacattttattattttaagaatAACatcataattatattttttttgatATTAAATAATTGAACTATGTGTAAAttaaattattcaaaaatacaaatgactGGAAGGTCAAATTTCTAGTGTCGATCTTTGCCTCAAAGAATCAATTGTTCTATCTTCAACATATGAAGCAAGAAGTCATTCCAAGAATCAATAGGACCAGGCAAACACCAATGCACACAATCATTATACAACACAACATTCTCATTTGGCCAATGCCCATATCTACTTGGATGACCATCTGGTCTCAGCAACATGGCTTGTGTTGTATCCAACAATTTAAAATTCTTCCCCTTTATCTTCCCTTTCTTCTCAGCAACCCAAAACTCTTCTACTTGTGACTTATAAAACTCCAAATTTAAACCTTCCAAAACTATTTCATTTCTGGTAAATGGCCTTTTTCTCAAGCAATTCCCACCTGTATTCCATTCTCCACCTTCAAAATGAGAAGGTGCAAAAGTCCTAACAAAAATTGTACCCTTAAAGTTTTCTAAGATATTGATGACTTTCAAAGGTGTTTTAAATACCCTTTTGTACCCATAATAATTTGGGAGTTCGGTAATAATTGGTTGTCCACAGCGCCAACAACCAACTACTTGATTTTTCTCATAGTAAACACTTAATCGACTAAACCAATGGCCAGAGTTAAGAATGACATATATAGCTGAACTCATTGATTTGGCTTGACCATTTTTTATCAGGTTCATCAAGATAAATGTTGAAAACTCCATCATGCCTAGGACCATCAGAGTCTGCTTCTTCCATTTTGACCAAGAATGGTGACCAATATGTTAGGAGGGTAAAGAATGTTGTGTATTTCCACCTCTTGAAATTGAAATCTGGAGTGGAAGAGATATCGATTGGATGTTCTACCTGCAAAAAGGaaaaggatttaagttatataactGATATTatagtttttttaatattatcatTATAATTTACCAATTGTAGCAAGTCATTAATATATCTTTTAGGATATCATGTTATTCATGTCATATTTGGTATGAAGAGTTATTTGTTGCTGTGGGTTAACAATTTGATGTAAAAATTCTATATATTATCGTGGAAAAAACTTAAACTCAAACGGAAAAaatcaagaaaagaaaaggaaaattgtGAGTTAGTAATTATTTTCATTTGGGGTTGTTATAATCACTCACTATGTCCTGAAAAAtgatctaattaattaaaaattttaaatatattgtTGTTCAATTAAAAGTATGTCATTTTTGGTTAGGCAAATTTATTGTAGCACTTGTGGTGTTAGTAGCCCTGCATTAAAGCTAAAATAGAAAGAAAACCACCAATTTTATGTCATGATGTAAAATACATCAACCTATTAGTTACTACTGGATTATTCTCAGGATTTGTACTTTAGTACTAAGAATTATTATGTAGAGGGAATAGTGATAAGGAGTAAGGACCATGGTATTGGATTCTTGTTGTCAACGATTTAGTCAACAAATCTCTGCAAGGGGACAGGATCGGATGTTCTTTTTTCTTTAATATCTATACTTATTCTACTTATTTAGAAATGGGAGTTGAGGTGCTTTTCGTCGTCCTCAGGGTTATTTTGGGAATTCGGAATGGTTCTGCTGAAGAATAATAACAGCTGCATTGGAGTTGGCAAGCTGTTTGTTATGCCCTTAGGGGTagtttggtagggtgtataagaatagtgtAGAATACAGTGTATTAGTATTGCACGGATTAATAATGCATGGGTTAGTAATGCATGGGttagttatgcagatattatttCCTATAAATAGTTTGGTGTGatgtattaaaaattataatgcattgcataaatttttaaaaaaatagttgtttacaaaattgccctccatattctctagctttaagggactttaaggataattttgtctttaaccatactaatgcatgcattaataatcttggtattactaatgtcagttttctatgcattacttatatatatatataggctaaTACCAAGTATTTTGTATAACTAATGTAAGTATAGTTATACATAGGTTAAAAAAATATACGAAACAAGGTATTAGTAAAATTAGACTGCGACAGTTCAATGGGACCCACAACATTTACGCAACCAGACACCTGTCATCATTTTTGATAATACGAAAGCGTAACAAAATCCTAGGCTTTCAGTCTTTTCTCTCATCTCCTCCGCCTGAAGCTCTCTTTCTCCGGTGGAATCTACATGTGAGTTCACTCTTTCCCTCTCACTAGAGCTCTCTGTTTATTAGGTCTGTGGTTGATTAGGAATGCTTGGACTGCAAATTTGAGTATTTTAATCTTTCTTTGGGTATCTTTTTGGTTTGTTTATTTCCTTTAGAAAAAGTTTGTGTTTGTTTCGATATTTCATTTTTTAGCATCGGGAACAACTACAGTTCCCAGGTTTCTCGTCGAATTAAAGTGTTTACTTTGGATTTCTTCTCGGCTTCTCGTTGTAGGAACTGTGTGGTCAC
Protein-coding sequences here:
- the LOC104103812 gene encoding protein trichome birefringence-like 19; protein product: MEFSTFILMNLIKNGQAKSMSSAIYVILNSGHWFSRLSVYYEKNQVVGCWRCGQPIITELPNYYGYKRVFKTPLKVINILENFKGTIFVRTFAPSHFEGGEWNTGGNCLRKRPFTRNEIVLEGLNLEFYKSQVEEFWVAEKKGKIKGKNFKLLDTTQAMLLRPDGHPSRYGHWPNENVVLYNDCVHWCLPGPIDSWNDFLLHMLKIEQLIL